In Xiphophorus hellerii strain 12219 chromosome 13, Xiphophorus_hellerii-4.1, whole genome shotgun sequence, the following proteins share a genomic window:
- the LOC116730917 gene encoding gastrula zinc finger protein XlCGF57.1-like, with the protein MMIHTGEKPFPCVNCGKCFSQKQNLTKHMKIHTREKPLSSVKKRFSFKSAFDAHKKTNSGEKLFSCVTCGKSFSLKRIFIMHMRIHTGEKPFSCVDCGKSFSRKHNLAQHMRSHTSKKTFSCVTCGKSFSRKHNLNQHMMSHTGERPYSCVTCEKRFFVRSALNVHMRTHKGEKTFSCLSCGKSFSQKTQLTKHMKIHTGEKPFSCVTCGKSFSEKQNLTQHIRIHTGEKPFSCVTCGKSFPAKSALGIHMRTHTGEKPFSCGNCGKCFSQKQNLTKHMRIHTGEKPFSCVQCGKCFTVKFLLDFHMRTHTVEKPFSCGNCDQSFTGESSLNAHMRTHTDEKFFSCGKCEKRFYQKRNLNKHMRIHTGEKPFLCLKCGKCFSHKHHLTRHVMIHTSEKP; encoded by the exons atgatgattcacactg gtgaaaagccttttccatgtgtgaactgtggaaaatgttttagtcaaaaacagaatttaacaaaGCACATGAAGATTCACACTCGTGAAAAGCCTTTATCATCTGTCAAAAAGcgtttttctttcaaatctgCCTTTGATGCTCACAAGAAAACTAATTCAGGTGAAAAGcttttttcatgtgtgacctgtggaaaaagttttagtctaaAACGGATTTTTATTatgcacatgaggattcacaccggtgaaaagcctttttcatgtgttgactgtggaaaaagttttagtcgaaaacataATTTAGCTCAGCACATGAGGAGTCACACCAGTAAAAAGACTTTTTCATGTgtaacctgtggaaaaagttttagtcgaaaacataatttaaatcaGCACATGATGAGTCACACTGGTGAAAGGCCTTATTCATGTGTGACGTGTGAAAAGCGTTTCTTTGTCAGATCTGCTCTCAATGTTCACATGAGGACTCATAAAGGTGAAAAGACTTTTTCATGTctgagctgtggaaaaagttttagtcaaaaaacgcaattaactaagcacatgaagattcatacaggtgaaaagccattttcatgtgtgacctgtggaaaaagttttagtgaaaaacagaatttaactcagcacattaggattcatacaggtgaaaagcctttttcatgtgtaaCCTGTGGTAAGAGTTTTCCTGCTAAATCTGCTCTCGGTattcacatgagaactcatactggtgaaaagccgttttcatgtgggaactgtggaaaatgttttagtcaaaaacagaatttaactaagcacatgaggattcacaccggtgaaaagcctttttcatgtgtacAATGTGGAAAGTGTTTCACTGTCAAATTCTTACTCGATtttcacatgagaactcatacagttgaaaagcctttttcatgtgggaactgtgatCAGAGTTTCACTGGTGAATCTTCTCTCAAtgctcacatgagaactcatacagatgaaaagtttttttcatgtgggaaatGTGAAAAACGTTTTTATCAAAAACGGAATTTAAAtaagcacatgaggattcatactggtgaaaagccatttttatgcctgaaatgtggaaaatgttttagtcacaaacatcATTTAACTCGGCATGTAATGATTCACACCAGTGAAAAGCCTTAG
- the LOC116730927 gene encoding gastrula zinc finger protein XlCGF8.2DB-like — translation MYHIKSEPNWIQVIFQEAAEAENQNQEKSNPNDFGAKRDEEKKQKRHQKIKQHVDGSKEKGQENLPQSSDLTKNTSSTTCQRPFSCWKCFIRKDNFNCNMTDHKGQKPFLCVICGKGFSYTSELAVHTRVHTGEKPFSCENCGRSFSRQNNLTVHMRVHTGEKPFSCVTCGRGFSLKQHLAMHMMGHTGEKPFLCVTCGKHFTTKNSLTIHVRRHTGEKPFQCKTCGECFIDQYSLTVHTRSHTMLKPFSCVNCEKRFSQRKHLTKHMITHTGEKPFSCASCGKCFSQKCTLSRHIMIHAGEKPFQCLTCGKSFNQKCTLTDHMTIHTGEKPFSCLTCGKEFSRRHGLTQHMRSHR, via the exons ATGTACCACATTAAATCAGAACCAAACTGGATCCAAGTCATCTTTCAG gaagctgctgaagctgagaaccaaaatcaggaaaagaGCAATCCTAATGACTTTGGAGCAAAGAGAGAcgaagagaagaaacaaaagaggCATCAGAAAATCAAACAGCATGTTGACGgttcaaaagaaaaaggtcAGGAAAACCTTCCTCAAAGTAGTGACTTGACTAAAAATACATCAAGTACCACATGTCAGAGGCCTTTCTCGTGTTGGAAGTGTTTCATTCGAAAAGATAATTTTAATTGTAACATGACAGATCACAAAGGTCAGAAACCTTTTTTATGCGTTatttgtggaaaaggtttcagTTATACAAGTGAACTTGCTGTTCATACGAGGGTTCAtacaggtgaaaagccattttcatgtgagaACTGTGGAAGAAGTTTCAGTAGACAAAATAATCTAACTGTTCACATGAGAGTTCATACAGGAGagaagccattttcatgtgtgacctgcgGGAGAGGCTTTAGTCTAAAGCAGCATTTAGCTATGCACATGATGggtcacacaggtgaaaagccctTTTTGTGTGTGACTTGTGGCAAACATTTCACTACAAAAAACTCTTTGACTATTCACGTAAGAAggcacacaggtgagaagccttttcaGTGTAAGACCTGCGGAGAATGTTTTATTGATCAATATTCTTTGACTGTTCACACGAGGAGTCACACAATGTTGAAGCCATtctcatgtgtgaactgtgaaAAACGTTTTTCTCAAAGAAAGCActtaactaagcacatgatcactcacacaggtgaaaagcctttttcatgtgcaagctgtggaaaatgtttcagtcagaaatgtaCTTTAAGTCGTCACATAATGATTCATGCAGGCGAGAAGCCTTTTCAGTGtctgacttgtggaaaaagtttcaatcAGAAATGTACTTTAACGGATCACATGacgattcacacaggtgagaagccgtTTTCATGTTTAACTTGTGGAAAAGAATTCAGTCGGCGACATggtttaactcagcacatgagaagCCACAGATGA